One segment of Gordonia terrae DNA contains the following:
- the selD gene encoding selenide, water dikinase SelD gives MSDCVRATLGTVTVRDDAPVRLTGYAHGGGCACKIPPGELEQAVAGLTGQVGDDIIVGLDAGDDAAAVRVRDDLAVLSTADFFTPVVDDAYDWGRIAAANALSDIYAMGGTPVVAINLVGWPRGVLPMELMTEVLRGGLDVGALAGCPVIGGHTIDDPEPKYGMAVTGVAHPDRLLRNDAAEAGLPITLTKPIGVGLLNNRHKQTGEVFDEAIALMTTLNRDASTAAVAAGARAATDVTGFGLLGHLHKLCRASGVGAVLDRSAVPAVSDAAEALRDGFVSGGTRRNLDWVRPHLTLGAGISDDDLLFLADAQTSGGLLVVGEVPGYPVIGETVADSGITVR, from the coding sequence ATGTCTGATTGCGTGAGGGCTACCCTCGGCACGGTGACTGTGCGTGATGATGCTCCCGTCCGACTCACCGGCTACGCCCACGGTGGCGGATGCGCGTGCAAGATCCCGCCGGGCGAGCTCGAGCAGGCGGTCGCCGGGCTGACCGGCCAGGTCGGCGACGACATCATCGTCGGGCTCGACGCCGGGGACGACGCCGCGGCCGTGCGCGTCCGCGACGACCTCGCCGTGCTCTCCACCGCCGATTTCTTCACCCCGGTCGTCGACGATGCCTACGACTGGGGCCGCATCGCCGCCGCAAACGCGCTGTCCGACATCTACGCGATGGGCGGTACCCCCGTCGTCGCGATCAACCTGGTCGGGTGGCCACGAGGTGTCCTGCCGATGGAGTTGATGACCGAGGTGCTGCGCGGCGGTCTCGACGTCGGGGCGCTGGCGGGCTGCCCGGTCATCGGCGGGCACACCATCGACGACCCGGAACCCAAGTACGGCATGGCGGTGACGGGAGTCGCCCACCCCGACCGGTTGCTGCGCAACGACGCCGCCGAGGCGGGCCTGCCGATCACCCTCACCAAACCGATCGGGGTCGGGCTGCTGAACAACCGGCACAAGCAGACCGGCGAGGTGTTCGACGAGGCGATCGCCCTGATGACGACGCTCAATCGCGACGCTTCGACGGCCGCGGTCGCAGCCGGTGCCCGCGCGGCGACCGACGTCACCGGTTTCGGCCTGCTCGGTCACCTGCACAAGTTGTGCCGCGCGTCCGGCGTCGGCGCGGTGCTCGACCGCAGCGCGGTACCCGCGGTGAGCGACGCGGCCGAGGCCCTGCGCGACGGGTTCGTGTCCGGTGGAACCCGCCGCAACCTCGACTGGGTGCGCCCGCACCTGACCCTCGGTGCCGGGATCAGCGACGACGACCTGCTGTTCCTGGCCGACGCTCAGACATCGGGCGGGCTCCTCGTGGTCGGTGAGGTCCCGGGCTATCCGGTGATCGGGGAGACGGTGGCCGACTCCGGGATCACGGTGCGCTGA
- the selA gene encoding L-seryl-tRNA(Sec) selenium transferase, whose amino-acid sequence MSKPPVTDPRRRIPRTDALLSLPAAIDARKRLGDGTVRATIRAAQDAARRGELPPDDVEQAVVDALSGHRASSARPVLNATGVVVHTNLGRAPLSPTALEAVVAASGYVDVELDLRTGTRSKRGAATRAALVNACPAAGDALMVNNGAAALVLATTALAAGRAVVISRGEMIEIGAGFRLTELIASTGARLHEVGTTNRTHARDYADALASDDVGAILKVHPSNFRVEGFTSDTSLAELRDLGRAHDVPVVADIGSGLLRPDPLLPDEPDATTTLESGADLVIASGDKLLGGPQAGLLLGDPTLVQRLAKHPLARAVRADKLALAAMEATVGGPRPPVWKYLHADSENLRVRTESLATALGFPVVAHDGRVGGGGAPGVPLPGWAVRLPVAAAGRLRLGDPAVLPRVHDDACLVDVRCVPEADDPRLLAAIVQALDEL is encoded by the coding sequence GTGTCGAAGCCCCCCGTCACCGACCCGCGTCGCCGGATTCCACGCACCGATGCCCTGCTGTCGCTGCCCGCCGCGATCGACGCGCGAAAGCGGCTGGGCGACGGGACGGTTCGCGCCACCATCCGTGCCGCCCAGGACGCCGCGCGGCGCGGTGAACTGCCGCCCGACGACGTCGAGCAGGCGGTCGTGGACGCACTCTCCGGTCACCGCGCGTCCTCGGCACGCCCGGTGCTGAACGCCACCGGCGTCGTCGTGCACACCAATCTGGGTCGGGCGCCACTCTCCCCCACCGCACTCGAAGCAGTGGTCGCAGCATCGGGCTATGTGGATGTGGAACTCGATCTTCGGACCGGGACGCGGTCGAAGCGCGGGGCGGCCACCCGCGCGGCGCTCGTGAACGCGTGTCCCGCCGCCGGAGATGCGTTGATGGTCAACAACGGTGCCGCTGCGCTGGTGCTCGCGACGACCGCGCTGGCCGCCGGCCGGGCGGTGGTGATCAGCCGTGGCGAGATGATCGAGATCGGTGCCGGCTTCCGGCTCACCGAGCTGATCGCGTCGACCGGCGCACGGCTGCACGAGGTCGGTACGACCAACCGGACCCATGCACGCGATTACGCCGACGCCCTCGCCTCGGACGACGTCGGTGCCATCCTCAAGGTCCACCCCAGCAATTTCCGCGTGGAGGGCTTCACCAGCGACACTTCGCTGGCGGAGCTGCGCGACCTCGGCCGGGCGCACGACGTGCCCGTCGTCGCCGACATCGGCAGCGGACTCCTGCGACCAGACCCGCTGCTGCCCGACGAGCCGGACGCGACGACGACACTGGAATCCGGTGCCGATCTGGTGATCGCGAGCGGCGACAAGCTCCTGGGCGGTCCGCAGGCCGGACTCCTCCTCGGTGATCCAACCCTCGTGCAACGGTTGGCGAAACACCCTCTGGCGCGGGCGGTTCGCGCGGACAAGCTCGCACTCGCCGCCATGGAGGCCACCGTCGGCGGGCCGCGGCCGCCGGTCTGGAAGTACCTCCATGCCGACTCCGAGAACCTTCGCGTACGCACTGAATCCCTGGCTACTGCACTCGGTTTCCCGGTCGTCGCACACGACGGGCGGGTAGGTGGCGGTGGCGCACCCGGTGTGCCGCTACCAGGGTGGGCGGTGCGGCTCCCGGTCGCCGCGGCCGGGCGCCTTCGCCTCGGCGATCCCGCTGTGCTGCCCCGCGTCCACGACGACGCATGCCTCGTCGACGTGCGGTGCGTCCCCGAGGCCGACGACCCGCGACTCCTCGCCGCGATCGTGCAGGCCCTGGACGAACTGTGA
- the selB gene encoding selenocysteine-specific translation elongation factor, with protein MKYVVATAGHVDHGKSTLVRALTGIEPDRWEEERRRGLTIDLGFAWTTLPSGADVAFVDVPGHERFIPNMLAGLGPAPVVLFVVAADEGWRAQSDDHRDAIAALGIQSGLLVITRADRASADRIREVIDEARHRLGDTGLAHVPAVVVSAIDHSGIDELRTTLDDVLAQSPSQPSSGRVRFWVDRVFTRTGAGTVVTGTLASGTISVGDTLELHTPHGGRRVDVRGLQSEGTTLATAGPVSRVAVNLRGAGVDDVARGDALVTPGAWHASALIDLRRASGTPFDEAPEHLIAHIGTAAVPVRVRPLDPDHGRLTLAHALPLSNGDRVVLRDPGQRIVGGGVVLHPDPPPLTRRGDAARRAAILAATTDGAGAAEEVMRRGAVRVADLARLGLVGDADSVPRSVRVIDGWWVAEESLAAWAGRLHTSVLELHERDPLSAGMSAAGAPALLGLPDSALLDAVVAEAGLASSDGHLSVPGHIPSLGDAEDAVRALERRLTDQPFRAPEADDLSTLGLGARELAAAEHTGRVLRLRDGVVLLPAAPAMAMRILASLDQPFTTSAARQALGTTRRVVIPLLEYLDSRRWTRRIDAGHREVVR; from the coding sequence ATGAAATACGTGGTCGCCACCGCCGGACACGTGGACCACGGCAAGTCCACACTGGTGCGGGCTCTGACCGGCATCGAACCGGACCGGTGGGAGGAGGAACGACGCCGCGGCCTGACCATCGACCTCGGCTTCGCCTGGACGACACTGCCTTCCGGCGCCGATGTGGCTTTCGTCGACGTCCCCGGTCACGAGCGGTTCATCCCGAACATGTTGGCCGGCCTGGGACCTGCGCCGGTCGTCCTGTTCGTCGTGGCCGCCGACGAGGGGTGGCGTGCCCAGTCCGACGACCATCGCGACGCCATCGCCGCACTCGGCATCCAATCCGGGTTGCTCGTCATCACCCGCGCCGACCGGGCATCGGCTGATCGCATCCGCGAGGTGATCGACGAAGCGCGACACCGGCTGGGCGACACCGGTCTTGCCCATGTCCCCGCGGTGGTGGTGTCCGCAATCGACCACTCCGGCATCGACGAGTTGCGCACGACCCTCGATGATGTTCTCGCGCAGTCACCTTCGCAACCGTCCTCCGGTCGTGTGCGGTTCTGGGTCGACCGGGTGTTCACCCGCACCGGGGCCGGTACGGTCGTCACGGGCACCTTGGCGTCGGGAACGATCTCGGTCGGCGACACCCTGGAACTACATACTCCCCACGGCGGCCGCCGGGTCGATGTTCGCGGATTGCAAAGCGAGGGAACGACTCTCGCGACCGCTGGTCCGGTCAGCCGGGTCGCGGTCAACCTCCGCGGTGCGGGTGTCGACGACGTCGCGCGCGGTGACGCGCTCGTGACTCCGGGCGCCTGGCACGCGTCCGCCCTCATCGACCTACGACGCGCGAGCGGCACGCCGTTCGACGAGGCCCCCGAGCACCTGATCGCCCACATCGGCACGGCCGCGGTACCGGTGCGCGTGCGACCGCTCGACCCCGATCATGGCCGACTCACGCTCGCCCACGCTCTCCCGCTGTCGAACGGAGACCGGGTGGTACTGCGTGATCCCGGGCAGCGGATCGTCGGCGGCGGCGTCGTCCTGCACCCCGATCCGCCGCCACTGACTCGCCGGGGTGACGCCGCACGTCGAGCGGCAATCCTGGCGGCCACGACCGACGGCGCGGGAGCTGCCGAGGAGGTCATGCGACGGGGCGCGGTGCGCGTCGCCGATCTCGCGCGACTCGGTCTCGTCGGCGACGCGGACTCCGTACCCCGGTCCGTCCGCGTGATCGACGGATGGTGGGTTGCCGAGGAGTCACTCGCGGCCTGGGCCGGACGACTACACACCTCCGTTCTCGAGCTGCACGAGCGGGACCCGTTGTCCGCGGGCATGTCCGCGGCGGGAGCGCCCGCACTGTTGGGTCTGCCGGACTCGGCGTTGCTGGACGCCGTCGTCGCCGAGGCGGGTCTCGCGTCTTCCGATGGCCACCTGTCGGTGCCCGGCCACATCCCCTCCCTCGGCGACGCAGAGGACGCGGTCCGCGCCTTGGAGCGACGTCTCACCGACCAACCGTTTCGTGCTCCCGAGGCCGACGACCTCAGCACACTCGGACTGGGCGCCAGGGAACTGGCCGCAGCCGAGCACACGGGACGAGTGCTCCGGTTACGCGACGGGGTCGTGCTGTTGCCGGCCGCCCCAGCCATGGCGATGCGCATCCTCGCCTCGCTCGATCAACCGTTCACCACCAGTGCCGCCCGTCAGGCGCTGGGAACAACTCGGCGCGTGGTGATCCCGCTGCTCGAGTATCTCGACTCCCGCAGGTGGACCCGACGCATCGACGCCGGGCACCGCGAGGTCGTGCGGTGA
- a CDS encoding TetR family transcriptional regulator codes for MAGMETARSEEVRVDRGGRPATTSAHELAARAQELFLERGFEKTSVGDIADAAGVSRRTFFRYFPTKADVVWVESAAELDHFRRLVAAASTDTPPHLTVTEAFITAIDHGRAEERWARHRAQLILTVPAVQAQANIVYRRWRTVIADHVRTRAAGRGDDAYPTAVAYAVIAGSSAAHEMWLRRDDLELGHCLRRMFDLMVPGPPSGS; via the coding sequence ATGGCGGGCATGGAAACCGCACGGTCTGAGGAGGTGCGCGTCGACCGGGGCGGCCGTCCCGCCACGACCAGCGCGCATGAGCTCGCCGCACGAGCACAGGAATTGTTCCTCGAGCGCGGCTTCGAGAAGACGAGTGTGGGCGACATCGCCGATGCGGCGGGAGTCAGCCGCCGGACCTTCTTTCGCTACTTTCCGACGAAGGCCGACGTGGTGTGGGTCGAGTCGGCGGCCGAACTCGATCACTTCCGCCGGCTCGTCGCAGCGGCGTCCACCGACACGCCACCCCACCTGACGGTGACCGAAGCGTTCATCACGGCGATCGATCACGGACGAGCCGAAGAGCGGTGGGCGCGTCATCGGGCGCAACTCATTCTCACCGTGCCCGCAGTGCAGGCGCAGGCGAATATCGTCTATCGGCGGTGGCGGACGGTCATCGCCGACCACGTCCGGACGCGTGCCGCCGGTCGTGGCGATGACGCGTACCCGACCGCGGTGGCGTACGCGGTCATCGCCGGATCATCTGCTGCACACGAGATGTGGCTCCGACGAGACGATCTCGAGCTCGGGCACTGTCTTCGGCGCATGTTCGACCTCATGGTGCCGGGGCCGCCGTCCGGCAGCTGA
- a CDS encoding mycofactocin-coupled SDR family oxidoreductase, protein MGKLEGKVAFITGAARGQGRSHAIRLAQEGADIIAVDVSQQVETVPYDTARPGDLEETVREVEALDRRIIATEADVRDLSALKQAADDGVAQLGRIDIVLANAGISTMAPTLEMDETMWQTMIDINLTGVWKTVRAAAPHIVAGGRGGSIVLTSSLAAMWANENIAHYSAAKAGLIGMMQVLAKELAPQSIRVNTVHPTTVATEMILNDATYKLFRPDIEQPTRADFEEAARELNRLPVSMVEPVDISNAVLYLVSDDGRYVTGTTHVVDAGGRL, encoded by the coding sequence ATGGGCAAACTCGAGGGCAAGGTCGCCTTCATCACCGGAGCCGCACGCGGTCAGGGACGCAGTCACGCGATACGCCTGGCCCAGGAGGGCGCGGACATCATCGCGGTCGATGTCTCCCAGCAGGTCGAGACCGTCCCCTACGACACCGCCCGCCCGGGCGACCTCGAGGAGACCGTGCGCGAGGTGGAGGCACTCGACCGCCGGATCATCGCCACCGAGGCCGACGTGCGTGACCTGTCCGCGCTGAAGCAGGCCGCCGACGACGGGGTGGCACAGCTCGGCCGCATCGACATCGTCCTCGCCAACGCCGGTATCAGCACCATGGCGCCCACTCTCGAGATGGACGAGACCATGTGGCAGACCATGATCGACATCAACCTGACCGGAGTGTGGAAGACCGTTCGCGCGGCGGCACCACACATCGTCGCCGGTGGGCGCGGCGGCTCGATCGTCCTGACCAGTTCACTCGCCGCGATGTGGGCCAACGAGAACATCGCGCACTACTCCGCGGCCAAGGCAGGACTGATCGGCATGATGCAGGTCCTCGCGAAAGAGTTGGCGCCGCAGAGTATCCGCGTGAACACGGTGCACCCGACCACGGTGGCGACCGAGATGATCCTCAACGACGCCACCTACAAACTCTTCCGTCCCGACATCGAGCAACCCACCCGAGCCGATTTCGAGGAAGCCGCCCGAGAATTGAACAGGCTGCCGGTGTCGATGGTTGAACCGGTCGACATCTCGAACGCGGTCCTCTACCTCGTCTCCGACGACGGTCGCTATGTCACCGGGACCACCCACGTCGTCGACGCCGGCGGACGACTCTAG
- a CDS encoding mycofactocin-coupled SDR family oxidoreductase: protein MGLLDGKTVLITGGARGQGCAHALTSAREGADVILLDITRQLDSVEYPLATADDMTETVRQVEALDRRALTFDADVRDQTQLDDAVAAGIAEFGKIDVLIANAGIWTRAPFWEMSEQMWSDMMDVNLTGVWKSAKAVAPQMIERQSGSIVITSSVNGLEPGMNYAHYVATKHGVIGLMKNIALELAPHGIRCNSINPGAIRTPMTDQQGAWDMFAGHEGGTPDDLIEGGYHFHALKGHSFMPPEVIANTALYLNSDLAASVTGVTIPVDAGHLLLTGVNQEPVR, encoded by the coding sequence ATGGGACTCCTCGACGGCAAGACCGTACTGATCACCGGCGGAGCCCGCGGCCAGGGTTGCGCGCACGCGCTCACCTCCGCCCGCGAGGGCGCGGACGTCATCCTGCTCGACATCACCCGGCAGCTCGACTCCGTCGAATATCCGCTGGCCACAGCCGATGACATGACCGAAACCGTGCGCCAGGTCGAAGCGCTCGACCGGCGGGCTCTGACCTTCGACGCCGACGTCCGCGATCAGACGCAACTCGACGACGCGGTGGCCGCGGGGATCGCCGAGTTCGGCAAGATCGACGTCCTGATCGCCAACGCCGGCATCTGGACCCGCGCCCCGTTCTGGGAGATGTCCGAACAGATGTGGTCGGACATGATGGATGTCAACCTCACCGGGGTGTGGAAGTCCGCCAAAGCCGTTGCACCGCAAATGATCGAGCGACAGAGCGGGTCGATCGTCATCACCTCGTCGGTGAACGGACTCGAACCCGGCATGAACTACGCGCACTACGTGGCCACGAAACATGGCGTGATCGGGCTGATGAAGAACATCGCGCTGGAGCTCGCGCCGCACGGAATCCGCTGCAACTCCATCAATCCGGGCGCGATCCGTACCCCGATGACCGATCAGCAGGGCGCGTGGGACATGTTCGCCGGCCACGAGGGCGGCACCCCCGACGACCTGATCGAGGGCGGATATCACTTCCACGCACTCAAGGGGCACTCGTTCATGCCACCCGAGGTGATCGCGAACACCGCCCTGTACCTCAACTCGGACCTGGCAGCTTCTGTCACGGGCGTGACCATCCCGGTGGATGCCGGTCACCTTCTCCTCACCGGGGTCAACCAGGAACCGGTCAGGTGA
- a CDS encoding AAA family ATPase: METHGLAAIRARIAAEVVGRDRELDLVLAAVAAGRDLILEGPPGTSKSTLLRSITADWGIPLVLVEGNADLTPGRLVGHHNPARVLREDYSPDNFVDGPLIEAMRAGGFLYVEEFNRAPEDTIDTLLTAMAERTITVPRVGTIAAQPSFRIVASMNPFDNVGTTRLSTSVYDRMCRLVVDYQDDAAEREIVSRRTELSSARVVADAVAVTRDTRRHDAVRQGSSVRGAIDTALLAHQLCEMRGTTVPVDDAVEPPRDLPSAYTATFLDAMQVALSGRIHLDDVAFTTAEQVLGEIWQNHFLLAPAAAEPG, encoded by the coding sequence ATGGAGACACATGGCCTCGCGGCGATCCGGGCACGGATCGCCGCCGAGGTCGTCGGCCGCGATCGCGAACTCGACCTCGTCCTGGCCGCGGTGGCCGCAGGCCGGGACCTGATCCTGGAAGGCCCACCGGGAACATCCAAGAGCACACTGCTGCGCTCGATCACCGCCGACTGGGGCATCCCACTCGTCCTGGTGGAGGGCAATGCCGACCTGACTCCCGGACGCCTGGTGGGGCACCACAACCCGGCGCGGGTCTTGCGCGAGGACTACTCCCCCGACAACTTCGTCGACGGCCCGCTCATCGAGGCCATGCGCGCCGGCGGGTTCCTCTATGTCGAGGAGTTCAACCGCGCGCCGGAGGACACCATCGACACTCTGCTCACCGCGATGGCCGAGCGGACCATCACCGTCCCGCGCGTCGGCACCATCGCCGCCCAGCCAAGTTTTCGCATCGTGGCGTCGATGAATCCCTTCGACAATGTCGGCACCACGCGCCTGTCGACCTCGGTCTACGATCGCATGTGCCGGCTGGTCGTCGACTATCAGGACGACGCGGCGGAGCGCGAGATCGTTTCGCGCAGGACAGAATTGTCGTCGGCGAGAGTGGTCGCGGATGCCGTCGCCGTCACCCGCGACACCCGTCGACACGACGCCGTCCGTCAGGGCAGCAGCGTACGCGGAGCGATCGACACCGCACTCCTCGCGCACCAGCTGTGCGAGATGCGCGGCACAACCGTCCCGGTCGACGACGCGGTCGAACCGCCACGCGACCTGCCGTCGGCGTACACCGCCACCTTCCTCGACGCCATGCAGGTTGCCCTGTCCGGGCGGATCCATCTCGACGACGTCGCGTTCACCACCGCCGAACAGGTGCTCGGCGAGATCTGGCAGAACCACTTCCTACTGGCGCCGGCGGCGGCCGAACCGGGTTGA
- a CDS encoding vWA domain-containing protein, with protein MLFEPAGRGGAVAPIGRRGRARDVPRGTSGAVVAVTDDAGTRDDDSPAAQTDPVARERAIGLARRLRLARPVETRNARRSANGVLTSQRWRGGSDELDLDATLEALIGNPIPEDDDIRVRERVRRRRSIVLAVDVSGSARGEQVRTAAATAGALAGELGRDDLAVIAFWSDAALIVPLGRPVTTEQLVDELLALPAQGLTNVAFPLQTALEQLADAPSADARVILLSDCVHNAGPDPRDAAGRLPRLDVLFDISGEHDAELAQDLALIGRGRCRPIRDHHDVVPALQAIFA; from the coding sequence GTGTTGTTCGAGCCCGCGGGCCGCGGCGGCGCCGTCGCCCCGATCGGTCGACGTGGACGTGCCCGGGACGTGCCCCGCGGGACCTCGGGTGCGGTCGTCGCGGTCACCGATGACGCAGGTACCCGTGACGACGATTCCCCTGCAGCACAGACCGACCCGGTCGCGCGAGAGCGGGCGATCGGACTCGCCAGACGACTCCGACTCGCACGTCCCGTGGAGACACGGAACGCACGCCGCAGCGCCAACGGTGTACTCACGAGCCAGCGTTGGCGGGGTGGCTCCGATGAGCTCGATCTCGACGCGACCCTCGAGGCACTCATCGGCAACCCGATTCCTGAGGACGACGACATCCGCGTGCGCGAGCGCGTCCGGCGCCGACGCTCCATCGTGCTGGCGGTCGACGTGTCCGGCTCCGCCCGCGGCGAGCAGGTCCGCACCGCGGCCGCGACAGCCGGCGCACTCGCCGGTGAACTCGGTCGCGACGACCTCGCCGTCATCGCCTTCTGGTCCGACGCCGCGCTCATCGTCCCTCTCGGCCGACCGGTCACCACCGAACAACTCGTCGACGAACTCCTCGCACTGCCCGCACAGGGCCTGACCAACGTGGCCTTCCCGCTGCAGACCGCCCTCGAACAGTTGGCCGACGCACCTTCGGCCGACGCTCGCGTGATCCTGTTGAGCGACTGCGTCCACAACGCCGGACCCGACCCCCGGGACGCGGCCGGCCGGTTGCCCCGCCTCGATGTGCTGTTCGACATCTCCGGTGAACATGACGCCGAACTCGCACAAGACCTGGCGCTCATCGGCCGGGGGCGGTGCCGGCCGATCCGGGACCACCACGACGTGGTGCCCGCCCTCCAGGCGATCTTCGCCTAG
- a CDS encoding HNH endonuclease signature motif containing protein, producing MTDTQRHDGTGVPSPGAVELVAELHAILDKLQTVDLSPCTDAELADIAADTECAIARLTVAGDRQIDQVEARDLPRKAGCRTLMQFMTHRLRVSNPTRRRKQMDATATRTSLGGDILEPEHPCLAEAFARGAVGTAHVQAALDVLDRIPNAVDHDVKVAAERQMAEIAIDHTPADITQLGARLLAHLDPDGTLADDTDQKRRRGVWIGRQRADGTATISGTLSPELNARLTMMFAVWGKPGLNNPDDPASPSGPAGTADPDALALAADRDGRTLAQTNHDALDAALTAGFSDGILGKSHRGLPAHLIIKADLNDLIREAGLATTATGTLLPIPDLIAMADEVQPWLAIFKDHTAVPLYFGRGKRLATREQRLVSFARPDGEVCSAPGCDQPATHVELHHAHKDWAKGGLTDIDDLAPACPRHNRMVGDQPGQYTTRIERSGPDEGRCVWRLNAEPGAPPNPEHINRRPDIPRRFAEHLNTVRTEIHGPPTRPDDQARQSWLTISHVIDVRPPRPGPPSPRPSLVEAHLMELLATL from the coding sequence ATGACAGATACCCAACGACACGATGGCACCGGCGTGCCGTCCCCTGGTGCGGTCGAGTTGGTGGCCGAACTGCACGCGATTCTCGACAAACTGCAGACCGTCGACCTATCGCCGTGCACCGATGCCGAACTCGCCGACATCGCAGCCGACACCGAATGCGCCATCGCACGACTTACCGTCGCCGGCGACCGGCAGATCGATCAAGTCGAAGCCCGTGACCTCCCCCGCAAGGCCGGTTGCCGAACGCTCATGCAGTTCATGACCCACCGGCTGCGAGTGTCGAACCCGACGCGTCGCCGCAAGCAGATGGACGCCACCGCCACCCGCACCAGCCTCGGCGGTGACATCTTGGAGCCCGAACACCCCTGCCTGGCTGAGGCATTCGCGCGAGGCGCCGTCGGCACCGCACACGTCCAAGCCGCCCTCGACGTCCTCGACCGGATCCCGAACGCTGTCGACCACGACGTGAAAGTCGCTGCGGAACGGCAGATGGCCGAGATCGCCATCGATCACACCCCGGCCGACATCACCCAATTGGGCGCGCGCTTGTTGGCCCATCTCGACCCGGACGGCACACTGGCCGACGACACCGACCAGAAACGACGCCGCGGCGTGTGGATCGGGCGGCAACGCGCCGACGGCACCGCCACCATCTCCGGCACCCTCAGTCCTGAACTGAATGCCCGGCTGACGATGATGTTCGCGGTCTGGGGCAAACCCGGACTCAACAATCCCGACGACCCCGCCTCACCCAGCGGACCGGCCGGCACCGCCGACCCCGACGCCCTCGCGCTCGCAGCCGATCGTGACGGCCGCACCCTCGCCCAGACGAATCACGATGCGCTCGACGCCGCACTCACCGCTGGCTTTTCAGACGGGATTCTCGGAAAGTCGCACCGCGGCCTGCCCGCCCATCTGATCATCAAAGCCGACCTCAATGATCTGATTCGTGAAGCCGGGCTCGCCACCACCGCCACCGGCACCCTGCTGCCCATCCCCGACCTGATCGCGATGGCCGACGAGGTTCAGCCGTGGCTCGCGATCTTCAAAGATCACACCGCCGTGCCACTGTACTTCGGGCGCGGGAAACGCTTGGCAACCCGCGAACAACGCCTCGTCTCCTTCGCGCGCCCCGACGGCGAAGTGTGCTCGGCTCCCGGGTGCGATCAACCCGCCACCCACGTCGAACTCCATCACGCCCACAAGGATTGGGCCAAGGGTGGTCTCACCGACATCGACGACCTCGCACCCGCCTGCCCGCGACACAACCGCATGGTCGGCGACCAACCCGGCCAATACACCACCCGGATCGAACGGTCCGGACCCGACGAAGGCCGCTGCGTCTGGCGGTTGAATGCCGAGCCCGGCGCGCCACCCAACCCCGAACACATCAACCGCCGACCCGACATACCCCGGCGATTCGCAGAACATCTGAACACCGTGCGCACCGAGATCCACGGACCGCCAACCCGGCCCGACGATCAAGCACGCCAATCATGGCTGACAATCAGCCACGTCATCGACGTCCGACCACCCCGACCCGGACCACCCTCACCCCGGCCCTCGCTCGTCGAAGCACACCTCATGGAGCTACTCGCCACCCTTTGA